In Persicimonas caeni, a single window of DNA contains:
- a CDS encoding penicillin-binding protein — MSSESKNRQKWVRVRMAFVITLLVCGLAAVIGRVYYLQTVQAADLQEMSVDQTARKIKVKAKRGSILDRRGVELAVTIEVPSIFARPKQIENPRLAARRLMPHMDVSFKTLVKKLESDSPFVWLDRQAKPSSAKAIKKLDIDGIGITTGSKRYYPLQERAGQLLGFVGIDGNGLEGLERTLDETLAGGEFSIAGMRDARGRTLLTRDLPQFRKFEGDSVVLTIDERIQRVAEQAVTEQVEKHDAKGGYAVAIDVNTGEVLALANTPNFDPNRFGDFSSKDWRMRNITDTFEPGSTFKPFVLAAALEKGTVNLNTQFDTEKGRIKIGRYTIRDSHAHDMLSAAEIIQVSSNIGVYKIAQTLGKKGLYQTLRDFGFGSRTGVGLRGEQPGLIWPPDRWAEVSFANIAFGQGLTATPLQTATGIAALANGGMLMKPRIIKEVRDKDGEVVEQTRPTLVRRVISPESARKTAWAMSLVTLEDGTGTNAAMEHFTVAGKTGTAQKVNPETRRYDPDMWVGSFVGFAPAEKPEVAVIVMIDEPQDTHYGGVVAAPAFKKIMKEALSVRGVMPLPEEERFHFDDEDAQAVAESAKSVESTVPEDVVTLPTVRVESPDADQAAQDGTLPDLRGLTLRQALAKARRIGVLPQIDGWGRVVSQEPAPGQPIGEQTRLTLVLSPATRGALFSDEPAAGSVK, encoded by the coding sequence ATGAGCAGCGAGTCGAAAAACCGGCAGAAGTGGGTGCGCGTGCGCATGGCGTTCGTGATCACACTGCTGGTGTGTGGGTTGGCTGCCGTCATCGGCCGCGTCTACTACCTCCAGACCGTGCAAGCGGCTGACCTGCAGGAGATGTCGGTCGACCAGACCGCTCGCAAGATCAAAGTCAAAGCCAAGCGGGGAAGCATCCTCGATCGTCGCGGCGTCGAACTGGCGGTGACCATCGAGGTTCCCAGCATCTTCGCCCGCCCCAAACAGATCGAAAACCCGCGGCTCGCCGCCCGGCGGCTCATGCCGCACATGGACGTCAGCTTCAAGACGCTCGTCAAAAAGCTCGAGTCGGACAGCCCCTTTGTGTGGCTCGACCGGCAAGCCAAGCCGAGCTCGGCCAAGGCCATCAAAAAGCTCGACATCGACGGCATCGGCATCACCACCGGCAGCAAGCGCTACTATCCGCTACAAGAGCGCGCCGGGCAGCTTCTCGGCTTTGTCGGCATCGACGGAAACGGTCTCGAAGGACTCGAGCGTACCCTCGACGAGACGCTGGCCGGCGGCGAATTTAGTATCGCCGGCATGCGCGACGCGCGCGGTCGCACGCTCTTGACGCGCGACCTCCCGCAATTTCGCAAATTCGAGGGCGACAGTGTCGTCTTGACCATCGACGAGCGCATCCAGCGCGTGGCCGAGCAGGCTGTCACCGAGCAGGTCGAAAAGCATGACGCCAAAGGCGGCTACGCCGTCGCCATCGACGTGAACACCGGCGAGGTGCTCGCCCTGGCCAATACTCCGAACTTCGACCCCAATCGCTTCGGGGACTTCTCGTCCAAAGATTGGCGGATGCGCAACATCACCGACACTTTCGAGCCGGGCTCGACCTTCAAGCCGTTCGTGTTGGCGGCCGCCCTCGAGAAAGGCACGGTCAACCTGAACACCCAGTTCGACACCGAGAAGGGCCGTATCAAGATCGGTCGCTACACCATCCGCGATAGCCACGCTCACGACATGCTCTCGGCGGCCGAGATCATCCAAGTCTCGAGCAATATCGGCGTCTACAAAATTGCTCAGACGCTGGGCAAAAAGGGGCTGTACCAGACCCTTCGTGACTTCGGTTTTGGCAGCCGCACCGGCGTCGGGTTACGTGGCGAACAGCCCGGCCTGATCTGGCCGCCGGATCGTTGGGCAGAGGTTAGTTTTGCCAATATCGCCTTCGGGCAGGGGCTGACAGCCACGCCGCTCCAGACGGCCACGGGCATCGCCGCGTTGGCGAACGGCGGTATGCTCATGAAGCCGCGCATCATCAAGGAAGTCCGTGACAAAGACGGTGAGGTGGTCGAGCAGACCCGCCCGACGCTTGTTCGGCGTGTCATCTCGCCCGAGTCCGCCCGCAAGACGGCTTGGGCGATGAGCTTGGTCACCCTCGAAGACGGCACGGGCACCAACGCCGCGATGGAGCACTTCACCGTGGCTGGTAAGACGGGCACCGCCCAAAAGGTCAATCCGGAGACGCGCCGCTACGACCCCGACATGTGGGTGGGTAGCTTTGTGGGCTTCGCGCCGGCCGAAAAGCCCGAGGTCGCCGTGATCGTCATGATCGACGAACCCCAAGACACCCACTACGGCGGTGTGGTCGCCGCGCCGGCCTTCAAGAAGATCATGAAGGAGGCGCTGTCGGTGCGCGGCGTGATGCCGCTGCCCGAAGAAGAGCGCTTTCACTTCGACGATGAAGACGCCCAGGCGGTTGCTGAAAGCGCCAAGAGCGTCGAGTCGACTGTGCCCGAAGACGTGGTGACGCTGCCGACGGTGCGCGTCGAGTCGCCCGATGCGGACCAAGCCGCCCAGGACGGCACGCTTCCCGACC